One stretch of Burkholderia sp. NRF60-BP8 DNA includes these proteins:
- a CDS encoding HlyD family secretion protein has product MTPPTPAPSPAVPVRSRKPAIVAIAAIALLLVALLVYAFDARDRGTDDAYVTGHLHVISPRVAGTVERVLVDDNQFVHAGDALVQIDRRDFDVRVAAQRARVAQAHADATRARAQIEQADAALVSAHADAEKAELDYARARELTRETPRGLSKQEFDAADAARKSARARVAAADAQRRSAIAAARAADAASSQNDAELHDALLQLGYTAVVAPSDGYVGKKTVETGEHVAPGQALLTLVEPHPWIVANFRETQLRHVRAGDVVQLRFDALPQRAFTGRIDSLSPATGAQFALLPPDNATGNFTKVTQRVPVKILLDGPAATEPRIRPGLSVVVTLQAGGEAR; this is encoded by the coding sequence ATGACCCCACCCACCCCCGCGCCGTCGCCCGCCGTGCCCGTGCGTTCCCGCAAGCCGGCCATCGTCGCGATCGCCGCGATCGCGCTGCTGCTCGTCGCGCTGCTCGTGTACGCGTTCGACGCACGCGATCGCGGCACCGACGACGCCTACGTGACCGGCCACCTGCACGTGATCTCGCCGCGCGTCGCGGGCACGGTCGAGCGCGTGCTCGTCGACGACAACCAGTTCGTGCACGCGGGCGACGCCCTCGTGCAGATCGACCGGCGCGACTTCGACGTGCGCGTCGCGGCGCAGCGCGCACGCGTCGCGCAGGCGCATGCCGACGCGACACGCGCCCGCGCACAGATCGAGCAGGCGGACGCGGCGCTCGTGTCGGCGCACGCCGATGCCGAAAAGGCCGAACTCGATTACGCGCGTGCACGCGAACTGACCCGCGAGACGCCGCGCGGCCTGTCGAAGCAGGAGTTCGATGCGGCCGATGCCGCCCGCAAATCCGCCCGCGCACGCGTCGCGGCGGCCGACGCGCAACGGCGCAGCGCGATCGCCGCCGCCCGGGCCGCCGACGCCGCGTCGAGCCAGAACGATGCCGAATTGCACGACGCGCTGTTGCAACTCGGCTACACGGCGGTCGTCGCGCCGTCGGACGGCTACGTCGGCAAGAAGACCGTCGAGACCGGCGAACATGTCGCGCCCGGCCAGGCGCTGCTCACGCTGGTCGAGCCGCATCCGTGGATCGTCGCCAATTTCCGCGAGACGCAACTGCGGCACGTGCGCGCCGGCGACGTCGTTCAATTGCGCTTCGATGCGCTGCCGCAGCGCGCGTTCACCGGCCGCATCGACAGCCTGTCGCCCGCGACGGGCGCGCAGTTCGCGCTGCTGCCGCCCGACAACGCAACCGGCAATTTCACGAAGGTCACGCAGCGCGTCCCCGTGAAGATCCTGCTCGACGGCCCGGCCGCGACGGAACCGCGCATCCGGCCCGGGCTGTCGGTCGTCGTCACGCTGCAAGCCGGCGGCGAAGCGCGATGA